The Arenicella chitinivorans genome includes a region encoding these proteins:
- a CDS encoding glycosyltransferase family 2 protein, protein MDVSIVIPFLNESPNLLPLCEEIKAAMEPTGKQYEVLFIDDGSTDDGCELLEKARADMPQIKVVSFRRNFGQTAAMVAGLDYAEGEVVVTLDADRQNDPADIPSMLDKIDEGYDMVCGWRFDRQDTYLSRKLPSMLANRLISKITDVRLHDYGCTLKAMRKELAKRVTLYGEMHRFIPAVASGVGAKIAEVKVNHRARTAGESKYGISRTFRVVLDLITVKFLLRFHARPLHFFGMPGLALGGLGGALITYLTIARLFFGVPLGDRPLLIFAFMLVIIGLQFILFGLIGEMQTRTYYESQNKPIYHVRTTIGIEQDTPSKG, encoded by the coding sequence ATGGACGTATCAATTGTCATTCCATTTCTTAACGAATCCCCCAATTTATTGCCGCTGTGCGAGGAAATCAAAGCAGCAATGGAACCAACCGGGAAACAGTATGAAGTGTTGTTTATTGATGATGGCAGCACCGATGATGGTTGTGAGCTGTTAGAAAAAGCCAGGGCTGACATGCCACAAATTAAAGTGGTGAGTTTTCGACGTAATTTCGGTCAGACAGCGGCCATGGTAGCCGGCCTCGACTACGCCGAAGGTGAGGTTGTGGTGACTCTGGATGCTGATCGTCAGAACGACCCTGCGGATATCCCCAGCATGCTCGACAAGATCGACGAAGGCTATGACATGGTGTGTGGCTGGCGTTTTGACCGCCAGGACACCTATCTGTCGCGTAAGCTGCCGTCGATGTTGGCCAATCGCTTGATTTCAAAAATTACTGACGTGCGATTGCATGACTATGGCTGTACCCTCAAGGCGATGCGTAAAGAACTCGCCAAGCGCGTTACGTTGTATGGTGAGATGCATCGATTTATACCAGCTGTTGCGAGCGGAGTTGGTGCCAAGATTGCAGAAGTAAAAGTGAATCACCGTGCGCGTACCGCTGGGGAATCCAAATACGGTATTTCGCGTACCTTCCGTGTAGTTCTGGATTTGATTACAGTGAAGTTCTTACTACGTTTTCATGCGCGACCATTGCATTTTTTCGGCATGCCTGGTCTGGCCTTGGGTGGTTTAGGTGGTGCGTTAATTACGTATCTCACCATTGCGCGCTTGTTCTTCGGAGTGCCGCTTGGTGACCGACCATTGTTGATTTTTGCCTTTATGCTGGTGATTATCGGGCTGCAATTTATCCTGTTTGGGTTGATCGGGGAGATGCAGACGCGAACCTACTATGAGAGTCAAAATAAACCGATTTATCATGTTCGAACAACCATTGGTATAGAACAAGACACGCCTTCTAAGGGGTAA
- a CDS encoding glycosyltransferase family 2 protein, which yields MSYRKYMIKLNNKLESTWDFIDTSSPQPSLRAGWYICEFVLPGMIDHTPRFVIESVQGKVKDRFLIGHHAGRNRMLIYLPDGKLTAYSQSLEIIRLVRVSNLEGRARILLISARYLRDFFRFSALIKVIFMQFQDRVELSNSLLSLYEPAGGVDSYLHDIDRWQKYRGFRRWLNWLGRGVRIGVMIESETQRAALDELLVPPEVVIFAGQAIPTEVDYLVPLAATETLRDPAILLLKRAIKRAGRRSSKRPTLVYTDHDYVDDPKQEPLHPVFKPQPSEAYLHCFNYPGFALAFHVSLLAGIDSECLLHVETQYALALTAFRDTQRVLHVPEALFTSRRHTPLETPVPQNPASAWPHIDWQRVGTYNVLRANTDWRDHPSVDLVIPTRDGLAVLKPCIESILHKTTYTNYNIIIVDNGSEKPETLAFFDAIQKDQRVRVVAYPGEFNYSAINNFAVAQGSSEYIGLINNDIEVIDGDWLTQMMVWAIQDKVGIVGAKLLFGNGKVQHAGVTIGMGNAAGHIHRLEAGDAPGYQLRCLATQNMMAVTAACLITPRNVFDALNGLDEVTFRVAYNDIDYCLRVESQGYQVIWTPEASLYHHESVSRGDDFSDEHLARYMKEVAALQKRWKCKGFVDKYYSKHLRISDEGVYPQIERSAPDELIYLQRRD from the coding sequence ATGAGTTATCGTAAGTACATGATAAAGCTTAATAATAAGCTCGAGTCTACTTGGGACTTTATCGATACAAGCAGCCCGCAGCCGAGTTTGCGTGCTGGTTGGTATATCTGCGAATTCGTGTTGCCGGGGATGATCGATCACACACCACGGTTTGTGATCGAGTCAGTTCAAGGCAAGGTGAAAGATCGGTTTCTGATTGGTCATCATGCGGGGCGCAACCGCATGCTGATTTACCTGCCTGATGGCAAGTTGACGGCGTACAGTCAATCACTCGAAATTATACGTTTGGTCCGTGTTTCAAATCTTGAAGGGCGTGCGCGTATCCTGCTAATTAGTGCTCGATATCTGCGTGATTTCTTTCGATTCTCAGCCCTGATTAAAGTCATTTTTATGCAGTTTCAGGATCGCGTAGAGCTATCGAACTCGCTACTGAGCCTGTATGAGCCAGCCGGTGGTGTCGACAGCTACCTGCACGACATTGATCGTTGGCAGAAGTATCGTGGTTTTCGTCGCTGGCTAAACTGGCTGGGGCGAGGCGTGCGTATAGGTGTGATGATTGAGTCTGAGACGCAACGCGCCGCGCTGGACGAGCTGCTGGTGCCGCCTGAGGTTGTAATTTTTGCGGGTCAGGCCATTCCGACTGAAGTTGACTACCTAGTTCCACTGGCTGCCACTGAAACGTTGCGTGATCCAGCAATTTTGCTCTTGAAACGCGCTATAAAGCGGGCAGGGCGCAGATCATCCAAACGCCCGACACTGGTATACACCGACCATGATTATGTGGACGATCCGAAACAAGAGCCGCTGCACCCTGTTTTCAAGCCTCAACCGAGTGAGGCGTATCTGCATTGTTTCAACTATCCTGGCTTTGCGTTGGCGTTTCATGTCAGTCTGCTTGCTGGCATCGATTCTGAATGCCTGTTGCACGTTGAGACTCAGTACGCGCTCGCGCTAACTGCGTTTCGGGACACGCAGCGAGTCTTGCACGTGCCGGAGGCGCTGTTTACGTCACGTCGCCACACGCCGCTTGAAACGCCGGTACCACAGAACCCCGCTTCGGCGTGGCCGCACATCGACTGGCAGCGAGTCGGTACCTATAATGTCTTGCGTGCCAATACGGATTGGCGCGATCATCCGTCGGTTGACCTGGTGATACCAACGCGCGATGGCTTGGCGGTTCTTAAACCGTGTATCGAGAGCATTCTGCATAAAACCACCTATACCAATTACAATATCATCATTGTTGATAACGGCAGCGAGAAGCCTGAGACTCTGGCGTTTTTTGATGCGATACAGAAAGATCAGCGCGTGCGCGTGGTGGCATATCCGGGCGAATTTAATTATTCGGCCATCAATAATTTTGCCGTCGCTCAAGGTAGTTCTGAGTACATTGGTCTGATTAATAACGATATTGAAGTTATTGACGGTGACTGGCTAACACAGATGATGGTGTGGGCTATTCAAGATAAGGTCGGTATTGTTGGCGCCAAGTTACTGTTTGGGAATGGCAAGGTTCAGCACGCTGGTGTGACCATTGGTATGGGGAACGCCGCAGGTCACATACACCGGCTCGAAGCAGGTGATGCACCTGGCTATCAATTGCGTTGTTTGGCAACACAAAATATGATGGCCGTCACGGCGGCATGTTTGATCACACCGCGAAACGTATTCGACGCGTTGAACGGGCTGGATGAAGTCACATTTCGGGTAGCGTATAACGACATAGACTACTGTTTGCGGGTTGAATCGCAGGGCTACCAAGTTATCTGGACACCGGAAGCCAGTTTATACCACCACGAATCAGTCAGTCGTGGCGACGACTTCTCAGATGAGCATTTGGCACGCTACATGAAAGAAGTGGCCGCATTACAAAAGCGCTGGAAATGCAAAGGCTTTGTAGATAAGTATTACAGTAAGCATTTACGCATCAGCGACGAAGGTGTTTATCCTCAAATAGAGCGGTCAGCACCGGACGAACTGATTTATTTACAACGCCGCGATTAA
- a CDS encoding class I SAM-dependent methyltransferase, giving the protein MSQIADLNGLVQNAAGVYQAPGAAADFNYSDGESVEIRLRDILTAATDLSSDSDELQAAIEDWPTEYHLSQSRANLVRALNLSGVKRVLELGCGCGSITRYLGEQSGLEVDAVEGSPIRAALAKLRCRDLDSVTIHAGNFNQLEFPIDQYDLVLFVGVTEYAGRFSDKASDQEALQDLLALARGTAKSSGVTLVAIENRLGMKYLLGANEDHYGVRFVGLDQYQDSSGIRTYSYAEWCTQIERADYSAHQFLYPFPDYKVPTVVLPEQFDMDDAVTALEGLKSRDYVEAFDLGESEHRLWQGLLQTDSLKHHTNSFLLLLGNDARSVQAMAPDAVNEFPNPDLAYRHAAPEPTPAQVFRKREIMLNAEIAQLQSHTANLEAKVSLMSRSLGWRALNLVRRLFGKTTIE; this is encoded by the coding sequence ATGAGCCAGATCGCTGATCTGAATGGTTTGGTGCAGAATGCTGCCGGGGTCTATCAGGCACCGGGGGCGGCGGCTGACTTTAATTATTCTGATGGAGAAAGTGTTGAAATTCGGTTGCGCGATATTCTGACAGCTGCCACGGACTTGTCGTCGGATTCAGACGAGTTGCAGGCGGCGATTGAAGACTGGCCGACGGAATACCATTTAAGTCAATCTCGAGCCAATTTAGTACGCGCACTGAATTTGTCAGGGGTGAAACGTGTGCTGGAGTTGGGCTGCGGCTGTGGTTCAATAACGCGATACTTAGGCGAGCAATCTGGTCTCGAAGTCGATGCAGTGGAAGGCAGTCCGATTCGGGCAGCGTTAGCCAAACTACGCTGTCGCGATCTGGATTCGGTCACCATTCATGCTGGCAACTTTAACCAACTTGAATTTCCAATCGATCAGTATGACTTGGTGTTGTTTGTTGGCGTGACCGAATACGCGGGTCGATTCTCTGATAAAGCGTCGGATCAAGAGGCATTGCAGGATTTGTTGGCCTTGGCGCGAGGTACAGCTAAATCCAGCGGCGTGACATTAGTAGCGATCGAAAACCGTCTCGGTATGAAGTACCTGTTGGGCGCAAATGAAGACCACTACGGAGTACGATTTGTCGGACTTGATCAGTATCAGGACTCCAGCGGTATTCGCACTTACAGTTACGCTGAGTGGTGTACACAGATCGAGCGCGCAGACTATTCGGCTCATCAGTTTTTATATCCGTTCCCGGACTATAAAGTTCCGACTGTTGTCTTGCCTGAACAGTTTGATATGGACGATGCAGTGACCGCCCTGGAAGGTCTAAAATCCAGGGATTATGTTGAGGCTTTTGATCTTGGAGAATCGGAGCATCGACTGTGGCAAGGTCTGCTGCAAACTGATTCACTCAAGCATCATACAAACTCTTTTTTATTATTGCTGGGTAATGATGCGAGAAGTGTCCAGGCGATGGCGCCGGACGCCGTGAATGAGTTTCCCAACCCCGATTTGGCGTACCGTCATGCTGCGCCGGAGCCAACTCCAGCTCAAGTGTTCCGAAAACGTGAAATCATGCTCAATGCCGAGATCGCACAACTACAATCTCACACCGCGAATTTGGAGGCGAAAGTATCGCTGATGAGCCGCTCTCTTGGGTGGCGCGCATTAAACTTGGTGCGCCGATTGTTCGGCAAAACCACAATCGAGTGA
- a CDS encoding ABC transporter ATP-binding protein, which produces MSSNSPPVIKVERVTKCYKTYRKPIHRLWQSFAPHKKYAQEFWALKGIDLTVHKGETVGIVGKNGSGKSTLLQIIAGILQPTAGQFETHGRISALLELGAGFNPEFTGMENARLNASIMGLTREEFHQKLPDIVDFCGLGDFLHRPVKTYSSGMFVRLAFAVAINMNPDILIVDEALAVGDVRFQRKCFRRLDQLKEQGVSILFVTHSTDSVIKYCDRAIMLDEGELKMTGSPKDVVQAYLEMMFESDAEVQEPVVIDPDNYSVDFDPRTDNCPNHPTYNSNEHRWGDGRAKICHYEVLQNGVPSNGIVKRGDRLLIRMSVLFEQDINDLIYGITVKTDDGNAIYGTNSRLVGNVPTVQKAGDLVHIQFELSLHLLSGNYFISLGVAQDHMAKDNIAVDRRYDMVHVNVRETEDAFGIAALDGKIELLEDGE; this is translated from the coding sequence ATGTCATCTAATTCACCGCCGGTGATCAAGGTCGAACGAGTCACCAAGTGTTACAAAACTTACCGCAAACCGATTCATCGATTGTGGCAAAGTTTTGCGCCACACAAAAAATATGCGCAGGAATTTTGGGCTCTGAAGGGGATTGACCTCACCGTGCACAAAGGCGAAACCGTTGGTATCGTTGGTAAAAACGGTTCAGGTAAATCAACGCTATTGCAGATCATTGCGGGTATTTTGCAACCGACTGCCGGGCAATTTGAAACTCATGGTCGAATTTCTGCGCTGTTGGAACTGGGGGCTGGATTTAACCCGGAGTTTACCGGTATGGAGAACGCGCGTCTAAATGCGTCCATCATGGGGCTGACACGCGAAGAGTTCCATCAAAAGTTACCCGACATTGTTGATTTCTGTGGTTTAGGTGACTTTTTGCACCGACCGGTCAAGACCTACTCCAGCGGTATGTTTGTGCGCCTAGCTTTTGCTGTGGCCATCAATATGAACCCGGACATTCTAATCGTGGATGAGGCCTTGGCAGTTGGCGATGTTCGATTCCAACGCAAGTGTTTCCGCCGCCTTGACCAGCTTAAAGAGCAAGGCGTTTCGATTCTGTTTGTGACGCACTCCACGGACAGCGTGATTAAATACTGTGATCGCGCCATCATGCTGGATGAGGGCGAGCTGAAAATGACAGGGAGCCCAAAAGACGTGGTGCAGGCTTACCTAGAAATGATGTTTGAATCCGACGCCGAAGTACAGGAACCGGTGGTCATAGATCCAGATAACTACAGTGTTGATTTCGACCCGCGTACAGATAACTGCCCCAACCATCCAACGTATAACAGCAATGAACACCGATGGGGCGATGGTCGGGCTAAGATCTGCCACTACGAGGTGTTGCAGAACGGCGTACCCAGTAATGGCATTGTTAAGCGCGGCGATCGTTTGTTGATTCGTATGTCTGTGTTATTTGAGCAGGATATTAATGATCTTATTTACGGCATAACCGTAAAGACTGATGATGGAAATGCCATCTACGGCACGAATTCTAGGCTGGTTGGCAATGTCCCGACGGTGCAGAAGGCGGGCGATTTAGTGCACATTCAGTTTGAATTGAGCCTGCACCTGCTTTCAGGCAACTATTTTATCTCATTGGGCGTGGCGCAAGATCACATGGCGAAGGACAATATTGCCGTCGATCGGCGGTACGACATGGTTCACGTGAACGTTCGCGAAACAGAAGATGCATTTGGCATCGCGGCGCTGGACGGCAAAATCGAATTGTTAGAGGACGGTGAATAA
- a CDS encoding ABC transporter permease, with product MLSSFSKNKYLFFQMLKRDIQQRYRGSQLGFLWAFFYPILMLLVYTFVFSIVMKAKWGVEGTNNIGFGLILFTGLLCHGLLAEVIVGSVGLITGNSQYVKKVVFPLEILTLVSLSNALFHMFLGMLILLAIFLLTGNALHWTMLLAPVVLAPLVIFLLGASWFISVLGVYVRDLSQFIGVLMTVLLFLGPIVYPFSAIPEQLQPYVLWLNPLSVVVESLRAVLLFGQMPNWTHLGIYTLGALAMFGFGAWFFKRTRDGFADVI from the coding sequence ATGCTAAGTAGTTTTTCAAAGAATAAGTATCTGTTTTTCCAGATGTTAAAGCGTGATATCCAACAACGATATCGCGGCTCGCAGCTGGGGTTCCTGTGGGCATTCTTCTACCCGATTCTGATGTTGTTGGTGTACACCTTTGTCTTTAGTATTGTGATGAAGGCCAAGTGGGGCGTTGAAGGTACCAATAACATCGGTTTTGGTTTGATTCTGTTCACCGGGTTGCTCTGCCACGGTTTGCTGGCGGAAGTTATTGTCGGCTCGGTTGGGCTGATTACCGGAAATTCTCAGTACGTCAAAAAGGTCGTGTTCCCACTCGAGATTCTGACCTTGGTAAGTCTGTCTAACGCCTTGTTTCATATGTTTTTGGGCATGCTTATCTTGTTGGCAATTTTTCTTCTGACCGGAAACGCCTTGCATTGGACGATGTTATTGGCCCCGGTGGTGTTAGCGCCGCTGGTGATATTTTTACTTGGAGCCTCGTGGTTTATCTCTGTACTTGGCGTGTATGTCCGTGATCTAAGTCAGTTTATCGGCGTATTGATGACAGTTTTGCTGTTTCTCGGCCCAATTGTGTACCCGTTTAGTGCGATTCCTGAGCAGCTTCAGCCGTATGTGTTGTGGCTCAACCCCTTATCAGTGGTGGTCGAGTCCTTGCGTGCCGTGCTGCTGTTCGGGCAGATGCCGAACTGGACTCATCTAGGAATTTATACACTCGGCGCTTTAGCAATGTTTGGTTTTGGCGCATGGTTCTTTAAACGTACGCGGGATGGGTTTGCTGATGTCATCTAA
- the rfbA gene encoding glucose-1-phosphate thymidylyltransferase RfbA, with product MRGIILAGGSGTRLHPVTQAVSKQLLPVYDKPMIYYPLSSLMLAGIRDILIISTPQDTPRFQQLLRGGEQWGLNISYAVQPSPDGLAQAFIIGSEFIGNDDCALVLGDNVFHGADLSKNLKAAGEKSSGATVFAYPVHDPERYGVVDFDKDWNAISLEEKPTNPKSNYAVTGLYFYDNRVVDIAKNIAPSPRGELEITDVNKQYLEWGELSVQVFGRGLAWLDMGTHESLLQASMFIETIESRQGLKVACLEEIAYRQGFIGDNELEQAAKQYAKSGYGQYLQTILEHKHQFPSID from the coding sequence ATGAGAGGCATTATTTTAGCAGGCGGTTCAGGTACCCGTTTGCACCCAGTCACCCAGGCGGTGTCAAAGCAGCTGCTGCCGGTTTACGATAAACCGATGATCTATTACCCGTTGTCGTCGTTGATGCTCGCTGGCATCCGCGACATCCTAATCATATCAACACCGCAGGATACGCCGCGCTTTCAGCAGTTGTTACGCGGTGGCGAGCAGTGGGGTTTAAATATTTCCTATGCCGTTCAGCCGTCGCCTGACGGCCTCGCTCAGGCCTTTATTATAGGCTCAGAATTTATTGGTAATGACGATTGTGCCTTAGTACTCGGTGATAATGTGTTTCACGGTGCGGATCTGAGTAAGAACCTCAAGGCGGCCGGCGAGAAAAGCAGCGGTGCGACCGTGTTTGCGTATCCGGTCCATGACCCAGAGCGTTATGGTGTGGTGGATTTCGATAAAGACTGGAACGCCATCAGCCTAGAAGAAAAGCCAACCAATCCGAAATCAAATTATGCGGTGACCGGGCTGTACTTCTACGACAATCGTGTGGTCGATATTGCCAAAAATATAGCGCCCTCACCGCGCGGTGAGCTTGAGATTACTGATGTGAATAAACAGTATCTGGAGTGGGGCGAATTATCGGTTCAAGTGTTTGGTCGTGGTTTGGCTTGGCTTGATATGGGCACCCATGAATCATTGCTGCAGGCATCGATGTTTATTGAAACCATCGAAAGCCGACAAGGCCTAAAAGTAGCTTGTTTGGAAGAGATCGCGTATCGGCAAGGGTTTATTGGCGATAACGAGCTGGAACAGGCAGCGAAGCAGTATGCAAAGAGTGGCTACGGTCAGTATTTGCAAACCATATTGGAACATAAACATCAGTTTCCAAGTATTGATTAA
- the rfbB gene encoding dTDP-glucose 4,6-dehydratase, which yields MSKTVFLTGGAGFIGSALVRYLINETDVTVVNIDKLTYAGSLHSLGGADASPRHKFHQEDIVDAETMQRLVTEYQPDYIMHLAAESHVDRSIDGPGEFIQTNIVGTYTLLQVALQYYQSLDGAKRDAFKFHHISTDEVYGSLGETGLFTETTRYKPNSPYSASKASSDHLVRAWNKTYDLPVVISNCSNNYGPYQFPEKLIPLVINKAVASEPLPIYGKGDNIRDWLFVDDHVKALWKIVTEGEDGEVYNVGGHNEKTNIDVVKTICQILDDIRPREDGKSYAAQITFVKDRPGHDRRYAIDAEKIARELGWTPEETFESGIRKTVAWYLDNADWIEKVSGEYHGGRLGAK from the coding sequence ATGAGTAAAACGGTATTTTTAACCGGTGGCGCAGGATTTATTGGCTCTGCCCTGGTACGTTATTTGATAAATGAAACCGATGTGACGGTGGTTAATATTGATAAGTTAACGTATGCCGGAAGCTTGCATTCACTCGGTGGTGCTGATGCCAGCCCGCGTCATAAATTTCATCAGGAAGATATTGTGGACGCCGAGACCATGCAGCGTCTGGTAACCGAGTATCAACCGGATTACATCATGCATCTTGCGGCCGAGTCACATGTCGATCGTTCCATCGATGGCCCTGGCGAGTTCATTCAAACCAACATCGTTGGCACGTACACCTTATTACAGGTCGCACTCCAATACTATCAGTCTCTTGATGGCGCGAAGCGTGACGCATTCAAGTTCCATCATATCTCTACCGACGAAGTATACGGCAGCTTGGGCGAAACCGGTTTGTTCACCGAGACCACACGTTACAAACCCAATTCACCGTACTCAGCGAGCAAAGCTAGTTCCGATCACTTGGTTCGCGCTTGGAATAAAACCTACGATTTACCCGTGGTAATTTCGAACTGCTCAAACAACTATGGCCCATATCAGTTTCCAGAAAAATTGATTCCCTTGGTCATCAACAAAGCTGTCGCTAGTGAGCCGCTACCAATTTACGGTAAGGGCGATAACATCCGCGACTGGTTATTTGTGGACGATCACGTAAAAGCCTTGTGGAAAATCGTGACAGAGGGCGAAGACGGCGAAGTCTACAACGTCGGTGGTCACAATGAAAAAACCAATATTGATGTGGTTAAGACGATTTGCCAGATCCTCGATGACATTCGTCCACGCGAAGATGGCAAATCTTATGCAGCGCAAATCACCTTTGTAAAAGACCGTCCTGGTCATGACCGTCGTTATGCAATTGATGCCGAAAAAATTGCCCGCGAGTTAGGCTGGACACCGGAAGAAACCTTTGAATCCGGCATTCGGAAAACGGTGGCGTGGTATTTGGACAATGCTGACTGGATTGAAAAAGTCTCTGGTGAGTATCATGGCGGCCGCTTGGGCGCAAAATAA
- a CDS encoding winged helix-turn-helix transcriptional regulator — translation MNTRQTNATSDKENQLTLELLKAIDQKDDISQRHLAQQMGVALGLANSYLKRCVKKGWIKISSAPANRYMYYLTPTGFAEKARLTAEFFSTSLALFRQSGDEYSSIFDHCVQQEYSRIVLAGLSDLTEIALMRGLQSRSNLIAVYQPGAVRSDYFDVPVVSVLPSPDEYDCVVLTSMEQTNELLSELEITVSQDRLLVPDMLLTMKYRQAAQIEHSE, via the coding sequence ATGAACACTCGCCAAACCAATGCCACCTCTGACAAGGAAAATCAGCTCACTCTTGAGCTGTTAAAAGCCATTGATCAGAAAGACGACATCAGTCAGCGCCACCTGGCGCAACAGATGGGCGTGGCGCTTGGTTTGGCTAACTCGTACTTAAAACGTTGTGTAAAAAAGGGCTGGATTAAAATTTCCAGCGCGCCGGCGAATCGGTATATGTACTATCTGACGCCAACCGGCTTTGCCGAAAAGGCGAGGCTGACTGCCGAGTTTTTTAGCACCTCGCTGGCGTTGTTTCGTCAGTCTGGTGATGAGTACTCGTCCATTTTTGATCACTGCGTTCAACAAGAATACTCACGTATCGTGCTGGCGGGCTTGTCTGATCTGACCGAAATTGCATTGATGCGTGGACTCCAGAGCCGCTCGAACCTGATCGCTGTGTACCAGCCTGGCGCGGTTCGTAGCGACTACTTTGACGTGCCGGTGGTGTCTGTGTTGCCGTCGCCCGACGAATACGATTGTGTGGTTTTGACCTCGATGGAGCAGACTAATGAGTTGCTGAGTGAATTAGAAATCACAGTAAGCCAAGACCGACTACTTGTGCCTGACATGCTGTTGACGATGAAGTATCGTCAGGCTGCGCAGATCGAGCATTCAGAGTAG
- a CDS encoding GNAT family N-acetyltransferase: protein MRQLSNELVAQQTDLSYLAYLNSRAKYLFTMRRKHRALPEPIAFPEPRHKLRRELAQSRRLGVTPDGKQIYLCHCKPNSSVLRELGRLRELTFRAVGEGTQRSRDIDAFDYHYRQIVLWNEDASEIVGSYRIGEAFDLVDSQGREQLQKLYTYGLFDFGARMIDIMPQALELGRSFIQPKYWTKRGLDYLWQGIGAYLQSYPNVRYLFGAVSISNDLPDLAKQHIVACYQHYFQPENYTDYATARLPYQTNRSIIESYRDKPFDAASKYLKQVLKTQRVTLPTLYKHYTELCDPEGVRFIDFNIDPEFSFCIDGLMVVDLAHIKASKRKRYLNPSSE, encoded by the coding sequence ATGAGACAGCTATCAAACGAACTCGTGGCACAACAAACTGATCTTAGCTATTTGGCCTATCTAAATAGCCGCGCCAAGTATCTGTTTACCATGCGCCGCAAGCATAGAGCTCTCCCCGAACCCATCGCATTTCCAGAACCACGCCACAAATTACGACGCGAACTAGCTCAGTCGCGTCGCCTCGGAGTCACGCCAGATGGCAAACAGATCTATCTGTGTCACTGCAAACCGAATTCCAGCGTACTGCGGGAGCTTGGGCGACTGCGTGAGCTCACGTTTCGTGCCGTCGGTGAAGGAACGCAACGCAGCCGCGATATTGACGCTTTCGACTACCACTACCGCCAAATAGTTTTGTGGAATGAGGACGCGTCAGAGATCGTCGGCTCTTACCGGATTGGCGAGGCATTCGATTTAGTCGATTCGCAAGGTCGCGAGCAGCTGCAAAAACTATACACATACGGATTATTTGATTTCGGCGCACGCATGATTGATATCATGCCGCAGGCGCTGGAGCTGGGTCGTAGTTTTATTCAACCTAAATACTGGACCAAACGTGGACTAGACTATCTTTGGCAAGGAATTGGCGCGTATTTGCAGTCGTATCCCAACGTGCGCTACCTGTTTGGCGCAGTCAGTATTTCCAATGACTTACCAGACTTGGCAAAACAACACATCGTGGCCTGCTATCAGCACTATTTTCAGCCGGAGAATTATACCGATTACGCCACAGCCCGACTACCGTACCAGACCAACCGCAGCATTATAGAAAGCTACCGTGACAAGCCCTTCGACGCTGCATCCAAGTACCTGAAACAGGTGCTAAAGACACAGCGAGTCACTCTGCCCACGCTCTACAAACACTACACTGAATTGTGCGATCCCGAAGGTGTGCGATTTATTGACTTCAACATCGATCCAGAATTTTCGTTTTGCATCGACGGACTCATGGTGGTCGATCTGGCTCACATCAAAGCAAGCAAACGTAAACGATATCTGAACCCGAGCTCCGAGTAA